A region of the Ochotona princeps isolate mOchPri1 chromosome 9, mOchPri1.hap1, whole genome shotgun sequence genome:
CCCGAGGTTGGCAGCAGTGGGCAAATGAGAACAATACAAGGCAAGCCCAGGAACCGGCAGGCTGGCTGCCCGGAGGGACGCAGGACTCATCCCAGGCTCCCAAACCAGTACCTAGCCCCAATTCTCACCAAACAGCTCAGAGTTCCCCTGAGTCTGCAGCCCTAGAGCCGGTGAGACACGGAGATGTACAAAGGTCGGAGGATGCCACCGAGATCTCGCACATCAAAAGAAAGGAGGTGACCAAAACAGTTGTCAGCAAGGCATATGAGCGAGGAGGTGACATGAGCCAGCTCAGCCAAAAGTATGAGAAAGACAGCCACATGCGTGAACCGGACCAGCCAGAGAACGATATTGACAGAATTCTCCACAGCCATGACTCCCCAACTCGGAGGAGAAAATGTGGCACCCTGGTGTCTGAGCTGACCAAAGGCTGGAAAGAGATGGAACAGGAGGTGCCCACGTGGAAGAGCGACAGCATAGACACGGAGGACAGTGGCTacggaggggagacagaggagaggcctgaggatggagtgcaggtggctgctgctgccaggatCAAACGTCCCTTGCCCTGTCAGTAAGTGAACGCATCCTTGCACTCCTTATACCAGAATCATACTGAGCCCCATAATCCAGAGAGCCCAGCGAACACAGCAAGTACTACCAGGGTAGGAGTGGCACAGATGGGAGTGAGTTCCACAGGGAAGGTGTGTTCCTGGGCCAGAGGCGAGTGCTCTGCCCGCACGTTTGGGTCAAAGTCTCcactgttttgtttctctttgctgtcTGAAGTTGTAACCCCCATAAAGATGAAGCCTTGGATACGTTTTTAAGTTAATTCTATAGTAACGAATTGGCTTATTTTTCTGTAGAGCAAAGTGATTTCTTGCAGCCTATTAGGAAAAGATTTCACTTGTACCAAATCTATTTATGTTATCCAGAAATGAACCTGCACAAATAGTGCCTATTCAGCCCAGATCTCTGATTCTCTAAACAGGTGGAAGGCTGCTATTTAACTTGACAGCAGGCTCTGGAGTCAAGACAGGTCCACATTCAAATCTCATAGCTGCCTCTAACAAGTCCTTTTTCTACAccaatttcctcatttgtaaaatgacagCAACAGTTAATACTTGGGGATAAGTTCTATTAGACTGGGACAGTACAATGTGAGGGCTGCCAGGCACCTGTATCAATGACTACCACATATGCTCAATATATGAAAACTTATTCATACAGATGTTATCGCTTAGCAACCTGTCAAACTTTCAAAAAGTGTCCTCTCTGTAATGAGACAGATCACATCACAACCCAAAGCATTATGtatgaaaaacacacacacaattgaaACATTTTGTTACACAAGAAACACATGATTTATTTCAAGGCTGTAATTTCACATAATATAAAGTCAGGAAATCTCACTCCTCAAAACATGATATGAAAGTAGGATAAAAGTCACATATCTCATAACACTTACAAACCAATTCTCTGTAGGGTATGctttttaaagtcttttaaaaCTGGTTACTCTTTCTGACAAAGTACTTAGAGTTTGTGACCTTAAATGTGTCTTGAAAGAATCAGAACTACTATATGGCAAgttttcaaaaaataacaaactCAGATAAATGTATACAATCAATATGTTAGGTGCTTTACATTCTAAATCCTCCCAGTCCACTGAGGCAGGCATTGGCCCCTTTTATGAACAAGAATACTGGGTTTCAGAGAGAAAGTTTTCCTGGAAAGTTAGTGACAAAATTGGGATGTGAGTCTGTGTGCAATGTTTTGAAAGCGGACATGATGCTAACGCTGTGCTTTAAGAATGCGTTCATGTTTGGACTTGGTCTCTCCTTGCATTACTAACCTGTTACCAATGCAACCATTGTACCAGGCCATAAGGAATCACAGTCAAAATTATCTTGTGGATTTTGAAGTCTGTGTGGTGTGGCTAGTCATAGAATCATAGAGCACAACAGAATCAAGCTGGCAGAAACACAATGATCATCTTCATGCcaacacattttaaattgttCAGAGCCTGAAGATGACAGTGGGACCAATTCTAAAATGCATAGTAGAGCCATTATCTTCTTTGACATTTGTCTAAGTACTTTCACCTACTTTTTCATTTAATCTCTACAATATTCTTCACAGAGTGAATATAATCGTATCCATTTGAGAAATAGGAACGGAAGATAGAGAACTACTGAAAGAACCATGGGTAGGGTTCTATAGCCCATGGGCCAAGAACCAGGGATTTGCCACTAGAACTTATTTTTTGGCCTGTTTACCTAAAACAAGACCGACATCAAGGCCTCTTTGAAGGCTTGTATATGTGCATTGTGAGGGAAACATATAGAAGCTTTATATAAGGGAATTAGATTTGAGATATGGCTCACTTTGAAAATATTGAATCACTTGTGTCATCTAAAAAAGCAGACTTGAAAATTCATATTTCATGgaattatttttacattagtTATGTAAAGTAATAGATGAAGGAGATTTCCTTAGCAACTATACCCACTAGAAGGCAGAGGGCCAGGCTAGGTGGCCCCCAGCCCCTCAAAATGACTACATCCTGTCTCTCTGGGTTGGGGAGAGGTGATTAaatctcctttccttctttgatTCCTTTTTCTCAGTCGTAAATTACACAGAGTGCCAGGATATTGCATGCAGCAACTACAGCTCTTAATGTCAGCTGTAATCCTAGTTGTGCCCATGAAATTTCAGTAGACACCAATTGGGACATTTTGTCAGACGGTACTCCCAAATATTGCTTGAGAAATGAAAGTAACATGTGTTGAAATTGCTTTTTCGCTTACTTACTTAATTGCAGGCACCATTCTCTTCCTATATGTGCCACTAGGGAGAAAATTACAAATCTGGAATGTTTCTGTGGAAAGACActgcatttcattatttttttatggctgagtagtattccatcatgtatgACTGATGAGATTCATAAACTAAGTCCAAAAAAGACAAGAATAATGTTTTCTCCAATTCGTGGTAACTAATATACAGGGTACTAAATCAAGTTTGTGAAATTGCTAGTTTGAGGTTTGCGTATGCCCtctgtctatactcttgaggagcagtggttttttttctctatttactAATTGTGGAATTCCTTATTTTGTGGATAGTTATGATTATGATTATAAACTGGATTGAAAatgtcataaaaattaaaagaaaaatgataaaggaAGAGAGTGAGCTGGGAGGGTAGAAGTGCCATTGTGTTCTCaaattgtatatataaaatacatgaattctgttcctttcatataaataaaaatgtagaaaattagtagaaaaataatttcttggtAGTTGAGATATTCCATGCATAATAAAAACAACCAAATCAAGTTTGATAAAAAGTCAACAAATTCTTTATCAATAGTGATTTTGTTAGTTGATACTGTACTATGAAAAGGGTTTATATTTCATCTATTTTGAAAGCACTGTCTTTTGGCTGTGTGTGACTTCTGGGTCCAATTCCTTTGGACAAAGGCAATTTGATACTTCTTCCCAGATGGGAATACTGATCACTCATCCATCCTATCCTTCAAGTTCTATTCCATAGTTGTAGCTGGACATGCCATTTTATAGGTACTGAACCTGGCATGAAGATGTTAAGAAACACGTAAGTGAAAGAGCTAGAAAGTGATGAACATGGGGCGTCTGATGCAGAATTTATGTTTCTAACCATTAGAACAGACTTCCTCTCATGGAGCACAGATTCAAGGAATCATGCAGAGATCAAAGTCTGCTTAATTAATAAAATCCCAGAAACCCACAAAGCTAAAGGTATTGGAAGGCTTCACAAGAAACGGAAGGAAAAGTATGGCGTCCACCTACCTCCCTCCAGCTTTGGAACTGGTCATGCTTACCATGCGCTCTAAGGAGTTTCAGTCTGCAAGGACAACCACAGGCCTGGATCCGACCTAGTTCATGACAAAGAGAACAACTGCTGACTGCAGAGGCTCACACCACTTTTGTATGCACCTGCCCCACTCCTGATTAAACATGAccttaaaaatgccatgaaaccATTAATCAAAGTGGCTGTAGTTCTTATGGGGCACAGTAAGAAGCATGAAGAACACTCTTCCCAACATTTCTCTGAGAAGTTGGTCGTTCTTCTTCGCTTTCCTGGCAGAGAAAGGAATCATGCTACCTCTACAGGAGGGTCTATGGAAAGGACAACCAGAGTAATCTGCATGTTCTTCATGGAGGCTTATGCACATCAGCTCCAAAGCTCACCTGGCATGCTCTCATGGCATTTTGAAACCAGTGATTCAGGTGAAGAACTTCAGAGACTATTTTTAGTGCCAGTGAACTTACTTGTGACTGAATTCATCTTTTAGGATTTTTATTCCTGTGGATTTCATCACATACTCAGTCACTATTCATTTAACTTGACAGTTACGATTTAATCGGTACCCACATTCtcatcacaccacacacacaccatttacaTCAGAAAGTggaacttttcttttaaagatttatttattgttattgaaaatataattaggtttatggagaggagagaaagatcttccattgctggttcactcccgaaatgaccaaaatggttggagctgagctaatctgaagctaggagccaggagcttctgccagttcTCCgatgggagtgcagggtcccaaggctttgtgtcattctgtgctgctttcccagaagataCCATTTTTACAgttgacaacaacaacaaaaaaaacctgcagAATTATTTCAGAAAATGGAGCTAGACTTTCCAAGATAGACTGCTCATCATCTCTAGTGGAATTATCAACCTGTGACACAGCAGGACAGGGAGAACAGTCTGACTgatgaaacaaaaatgtgtttgCTGAGTAATGGAGAATTGAGATGGGTTGGAATTCAGTATTGCTTTCCTAAAATAGGGTAAAATGTTAAACACTGAGCATTGCTTTGCTTTCTCTCAGTTTATACTAGATTGCCTTCCTGAAGTTCAGTTTGAATTATTCACATTTTTGGCttgggacttaaaaaaaaaatcaatccaggATAATATGGCATGAGTTCTCCTGCTAaatgtgctcgcttcggcagcataCGTACTAAATCCCCCAAAAGATACTCAAGGCAAAAGATGCTCTCACTCTGACTTAAACTTGATACTTTCAAGcttcttaaaaaatggaaaaaattttaaaaagtatgtttatAAGATATAGAAAATTAAATACCCATTGAAGTCTATTTCTTCttcgggtttttgtttgttttgctttgctttgccttGGTATAGCCCATATTCTAATTCTTGCTTGCTGGATTGGATTCCTTTGTTTTCCTATCACCTTATTTTCAGAGGTTATAATTTGGCAATGTAACAAATGAACACTAAAATTCAGAAAAGgattctttcagaaaataaatgtttctctTTCCTACAACTTACCAAACTCTCATTCCTGCCTCAAATGGCACTGAAACCTCAAACTCTAAGTTTGTAATTAAAACTAGGAGGAGAGAAAACTACATGAAAGAATCAGTCTCAAAAATTTCGTCTGagtgcttatttattcattttcctgtttttaatttaAGTTGTAAAATCAATTCCCATATGGAaactccaaaaactgaaaaaaaaaaatgtcagaattCTTATGTAATTATTTTCAATTGTAAATAGGCTATATAATTCTtctgtgtgcatatacatattttaaaacaagatatttacttattaatttgaaaggccaagctagagaaagaaagagagagagagagagagagattgattgattctatcgagtggtttattccccactcgccacaatagctggggatgggccagtctgaagccaggaatccgaaattccatcttggtctcccacatgttggcaggggcccaagcatatgggccaccctcttctgcttcccaggctcattagcaggcagagggatgggaagcggagctgccaggactcaaaccagtgctcaggaGGGATGGCAGTGCCACAGGCCACAGCTTAACTCACAACAGCGTGCTGGCCCCATCAATGCATTTTAAATAGTTGGCAACTGTGCCAGAAACCTTTataatattccattatttttcatgaatgttttcttgcttttttttttttttattattagttattgACTTAGTACCTAaaacagagcctggcacacaaAACTGTTTAATGTGTCCAAAAGTTCCTAAAAGCTGCGTACTCTAAAGCAAGATCCTAGAAATAGGACAAAATCACAGACGATGCTCGGGGGCAGGTACGATTTCATGAATTTCACCATTTACTCCATTCTGAAGGATTTCAAATTCCTCATTTATGCCTCAGCATGGAATTGGGCATGAGGGGTGGGTTTTGCCAGGATGGTCTGGGGCTCGTTACTAAAGGCTATCCCTGTCCCTGATCCCCATGATTCTGAGGGGCAAGGTGGCTGCTCTCCCTTGAACACTCAGTGAGCAGTTAACGTTATGGGAGGCTGCACAGTGACATTTAAAggggaaggcagctgatggtgAGGACCAGAACGGCTGAGAAACCTATCCTACCTCCAGTTAGTTTAaaccttaacattttttttcctatacataCCTGGCTATTTCAACAAGTTCAATGAgacatggaattaaaaggcaagttcACTGtctcataatttgcattttctatgaactttttgaaaacctttcCTATACAAAACTGTTTACTTTttacatttaactttttttctgatGAACTTCTCATATACTTTATGCATGTGCTGCAAAATATCAGTAGTACGTGTAGCTCTATTTTCCTAATTCTATTCTAACAGCTAAGCAATGTTAACAGGGTAGCACTTTCATAACACAGGCATTCATGCTGATATTAGTGAAAGTTTGCCATCTAGTGGAAATGTTCTGAAAACAacgtttatttacttatttaatttattatcaatattatcatttttacaattttgtataggctgggattccccccgtgccaaactcccaccccctgtcagattcttcccatattgttacaatagtgtacgaaggactacactattgaaAACAATGTTAATGCAAACATGAATTCCCTGATTCCTACATTTGGATAACCAAATTTCATGAAATGAGTTATTGGGCAGTGAGATGTGCCCAAATACGATCCATTTCTATCCATTCTGAATGACAAATTGTGACAGCTCAGGCATGTCGGTCATCTAACATCTTCAATTCCAAGGCTTCCATTCAAGGGACAACTTAGTGTTGGGGATAAGTGAGAGTGGGCCACTCGTGAGCATGAGGGCTAATCTGGGGTTACCTGCAAGGGCAAAGAGACCTGGGGAATGACTGCAAGACCACAGAGAGAGTAATGGAAGGAGATTCTTCCAAACACAAATTTTGCCTATTTTAAAATTAGGCCTGCAGCCTCTTGACAATACTGGTCTACAGTTTCCAAAGCCATTTTTGTTGTCACAGTTTTGGCTGTTAAGTAAGAATCTTTATCTCAAGTTTCAACATTACACACATATTTGAAACACGACTCACTCATTTATGACTAGTTGGTACTGTACCTATAAGCTGAGTGGCACTGTTCCCTAACAGAACACTGACTTTGGCGTCAGAGAGGTTTGTCCTTGGATCCTATGCTTGCCACTGATTTAAAGCAAGTTTAGAGCAGCCGTGGCCAGGATCTGGATCCAGTGTAACTTTGGTTCCAATTCCACTTCTACCAGTTAACagttttgactttaaaaaaaattacttaatctACCTGACCTCACTTTCCTCAGCGgtgaagtggaacaggtggtacCTACTTCTTAGAATAggaatgaaaactaaaaaaattccTGCCCAGTAAATGTTACAATTGCTAACAGTATTTTCTATCTGTATAACCAG
Encoded here:
- the ABRA gene encoding actin-binding Rho-activating protein, yielding MAPGEKEREEGPAKSALRKVRTATLVINLARGWQQWANENNTRQAQEPAGWLPGGTQDSSQAPKPVPSPNSHQTAQSSPESAALEPVRHGDVQRSEDATEISHIKRKEVTKTVVSKAYERGGDMSQLSQKYEKDSHMREPDQPENDIDRILHSHDSPTRRRKCGTLVSELTKGWKEMEQEVPTWKSDSIDTEDSGYGGETEERPEDGVQVAAAARIKRPLPCQASRFAENLNCQAQRKYSQVGDLKGRWQQWADEHIQSQKLNPFSEEFDYQLAMSTRLHKGDEGYGRPKEGTKTAERAKRAEEHIYREIMDMCFIIRTMARHRRDGKIQVTFGELFDRYVRISDKVVGILMRARKHGLVDFEGEMLWQGRDDHVVITLLE